CGAGGGGTTGCTTCTGGATTTGCTGTCCACCCCCACCGCGCCGTTCCGCGAGGATCAGGTCGTAGTGGTGGCGCAGCGTTGGCTGGAGCGGGCCGGGATCGCCCATTTCACCGATCCCGCCGGCAACTTGGTAGTGGGCGCGGCATCCCCACGCGCATACCGGGCACTGATCGCGGCGCGCAGTACCGAGCCCGTGCGTCTGTTTGTCGCGCATATGGACCACCCAGGGTTTCACGGCCAACGCTGGCGTGCCGACGGATGCCTGGAGGTGGTTTGGCACGGAGGCTCGCCGGTCCGCCACCTGCGTGGTGCCCGGGTGTGGATCGCCGGTCCTGAGGGTAATGTGGCGGAAGGACGTCTGGTGGCCACCACCCTGCACGTGTCGGGCCGGTTCATGGCGGCCGGGGAGGTGCGGATTACCGCATGGCGGCACGACGGCCGGCGCCCGGCGGCACGGCGTCTGTTTGGCGGCTTTGCCTTCCGCGCCCCGGTATGGCGGGCCGGTGGTCGGATCTATACCAAGGCCGCCGACGATCTGGTGGGGGTGTTCGCGGTGTTGTCCACCGCCAAGCGTGTTCTGCGTCAAGGCGCGGTGCCTTTTCTCGGGCTTCTGACCCGCGGGGAAGAGGTGGGTTTCGTAGGCGCGGTGCGGCACTTCGAGCTGGGGTGGCTGCGCAACCCGCATCGCCCGTTGGTATGTGTGAGCCTGGAGACCTCCCGCACCTTGCCGGGGGCGCGCATCGGTTCTGGGCCGGTGGTGCGGTTGGGGGACCGGCGCACCGTGTTCGACCCCAATGCCCTGCGGGTGCTCGCTGGCGTGGCGGAGCGCACCCTGCCCGGGCGCCATCAGCGGCGTATCATGGACGGCGGGGCGTGCGAGGCGACGGCGGCCACGGCTTGGGGCGTGCCCGCCGTGGGCATCTCCGTGCCGCTGGGGAATTATCACAACCAGGGTTTCGAAGGTGGGCCGGACTGCCGCGGCGTAGAGGGCCCTGCGCCGGAGTTCGTTCATCAGGACGACATCACCGGGCTGCTGACGCTATGCCGCGGTTTGATGACCCGGGGACTGGCGTGGGCGTCGCCCTGGGACCGGGATCGCGCCCGCTTGTCGCGTAACGCCGCGCGCTACCGGACGCTGCTGCCCGCCGCTGCCGCGGGGCGGCGCTAGCCCGCATTTCCCACAGTGCTCTGACCCGGCTGCAACGCCCGGAGCATCAACAAGCACCATTCGGATCAGCGCCTCAATCCGCCCCGTCGAAAGGACCGCCGCGCCGCAATGCATCCGCACCGAAGCGCTCCTGGATCCGATCCGCCACCGCGTCCAGGCGACTGTGACGTGCCTGCACGGCGTCATGAAACAGCTCACCCTGGGCGGCGTCGCGCGGTTCCAGGGCGCTGACGCCCATCCCCAGCAGGCGTATCGGCGGGCACCGCTCCGGGAGGCGCTGCGTCAGCAGGCCGCGCGCGGCGTCCCACAGTTCCTGGGTGATGTCGGTCGGCCGCGCCAGGCTATGGGCGCGGGTGAGGGTGCGGAAGTCCGCGAACCGCACCTTGATCTGGACGGTGCGCCCGCGCAGGCCACAGCGGCGCAGGCGTTGACCCACCTGCTCGGTAAGAGATTGCAGCCAAGCCCGCAGCACCTGGGGATCATCCACGTCCACCGCGAAGGTGGTCTCGTGGGACACGGACCGGGCGTCGCGTTCCGGCACGACCGCCCGCGGGTCGATCCCCTGGGCAAGCCGCCAGAGGTGTTCCGCCGCGTTCCCGAACTGCCGCCGCAGCCGGTCCAAGGGCCGGCGCCGCAGGTCTCCGATGGTGTAGATCCCGTGTTCCTCGAAGCGGCGTCCGGCAACCTTGCCCACGCCCCACAGGCGTCCCACGGGCAGTGGGTCCAGGAACGCCTGTACCTCACCGGGATGCACGACCACCAGGGCATCGGGTTTCTTCAGATCGCTGGCCACCTTGGCCACGAATTTGTTGGGGGCCACGCCTACCGAAGCCACCAGCTGCACTTCCCGGGCGAGGTCGTCCTTGATGCGCCGTGCCACCTCCGGGGCAGGGCCGAACAGGCGCTCGCATCCGCTGAGATCAAGGAACGCCTCGTCCAGGGACAGAGGCTCCACCAACGGGGTGTAGCGATAGAAGACGTTGCGGATCTGTCGCGCGACTTCCGCGTAATGGTCCAGGCGCACCGGTAACAGCACCGCGTGTGGGCACAGGTGCAAGGCGGTTGCCGTGGGCATTGCGCTGTGCACCCCGAAACGGCGTGCCGCGTAGTTGGCCGCTGCTACCACCCCGCGGCCCTCCGGCGTGCCCCCCACGATTACCGGCCGACCCACCAGTCCCGGCCGGTCGCGTTCCTCCACGGAGGCATAGAAGGCGTCCATGTCTACATGGAGGATGGCCGGCGGCCGTTGCTGGCCGCTGGCTGACGCGGAATCGGGGATCACCGCGTCACGACGTCGGCAAGTACTGCTGCGCCATCCGATTCAACGCTTCCCGATATTGATCGAACAATAGGGCGAGGCGCAGGAATACCTCACCGAGCCGGTATTCCCGGGCCAGCGGGTGGGATGCCGCCCGCTCGAAGTAGACGCGGCCGAAGTCCAGATAGTAGGCCGTGTCTACCGGGCGGCGTTTGAACCGGTGCCGGTGCTCGATCCAACGCGGGAACACCCCGGTCAGATACAGCGCGTAGTTGCCGATATGGGCGTAGATCAGAAACTGGCGCCGCGGCTCGGCGCGCGCCGCCTCATCGATCATCCCTACCAGGTACTCGTGGTGCCGTGGGTCGTGGGCCTGGATCCGATGCACGCGGTCGTTGTTTACGAACAGGCTCAGCAGGTTCGCGATATAGTGAATGACACGCCGGTCCACCGGGCTGCGTTGACGGCCGAGCACTTGGCGCAATAGCACGTTGAACAGCAGGAAGGGAGAGATGTCCAACAGCAGCTCGCGGGATTCCAGGATCTCCCGGGATACGAACTCGCTGTCCAGCATGGACTCCAGGGTCGTGGGGAACTCCCCGATCAATACGGCGATTTCCTCGTAGCTGTGGCCGGGTTCCGGGAAGTGTTCCAGCAGGAAACGCAGGTCGCGGTGTTGAAGGGTGTGGACATCAGTAACGGCGAAGTCGGGGTGCGTCATGTTCAACCCTCGCTGCACGTACCAAGCCCGTTGGATATAGCCGCCCGGTGGTCTTGCTTCAGCCGCGCGGCCCCGGCGGCGGTCTGCCCAGTGGCGCATGCGGCTTGACCATACCCACCGTGGGCGTGTTCCAGGCGGCGTCCGGTCTACATCCCTAGAATAGAATTTCCCCGGTCCAGATGCCAGGAGCCGGCCAAGCCGGGGGCGGGGGGCTGTACCCGGGCTCCCGCCCGCCGCAACTCCAGGGTGCGCGCCAGGATGTTCTCGTAATCCCGGATCCGGTTTACGTACTGGACCGGCTCGTTGCCGCGGGCGTAGCCGTGGGGCAGGGTCCGGTAGTAGCGCTGACGCGCCAGCAGGGGCAGCACTTGGCTCAGGCCGCTCCACCGGTTCGCCGGGTGTCCGAGCCGGCGTGCCAGCGCGCGCGCGTCCTGAATGTGGCCGAATCCAATGTTGTAGGCCGCGAGGGCGAACCAGGTGCGGTCCGGTTCGCGGATGTTCTTCGGCAGGCGCGCGCGCAGTTCGGCCAGATAACGGGCGCCGCCGCGGATGCTTTGCTGCGGGTTGAGCCGGTTGGTAACACCCACCGCGCGCGCGGTGTGGCGGGTCAGCATCATCATGCCCCGAACCCCGGTGGGGCTGATGGCGCGTGCGTTCCAACGCGACTCCTGATAGGACTGGACGGCGAGCAGCACCCAATTCAACCGAGTGCTCCGCGCGGCCTGCTGGAACAGGCCGCGGAAGCGGGGAAGGCGGCTATGGATGCGGCGCAGAAACGTCCGGGTGCCCACATAGTCGAATAGCTTGACGTATCCGTAGTACTTGTTCATGACCGGGCGTAGCGCGCCGCTGCTCTGGTATCCGGAAAACCACTTGGTCACCGCCGTTTGCAAGCCGCGGGCGTCCCGCGGCAGGGCCCAGGCCAGGTCCTGGGGCTTGCTGAGGTCAAAGGCGACTACCAGCTCCGGAAAGTAGCGACGGTTGATGGCGACGATATTG
This genomic window from Chromatiales bacterium 21-64-14 contains:
- a CDS encoding lytic transglycosylase F codes for the protein MPPSPVTSGRWTLASASYVPLEPPAEPRTAACRALRYLTLVGWAATIAGLTACSTDHSAHSPQAIQARGELIVLTRNAPTTYYDAHDTPTGPEYDMARAFARYLGVKAKFVVLDSTAEVLQALRDGRGDLAAAGLTRTRQRHDDFRFGPTYQTVRQQVVCRRGGAHPTSVTDLTEVPLTVAADSSYVERLATLQRTYPKLHWHTDLELSSEDLLEQVWQRKLPCTVADSNIVAINRRYFPELVVAFDLSKPQDLAWALPRDARGLQTAVTKWFSGYQSSGALRPVMNKYYGYVKLFDYVGTRTFLRRIHSRLPRFRGLFQQAARSTRLNWVLLAVQSYQESRWNARAISPTGVRGMMMLTRHTARAVGVTNRLNPQQSIRGGARYLAELRARLPKNIREPDRTWFALAAYNIGFGHIQDARALARRLGHPANRWSGLSQVLPLLARQRYYRTLPHGYARGNEPVQYVNRIRDYENILARTLELRRAGARVQPPAPGLAGSWHLDRGNSILGM
- a CDS encoding DNA polymerase IV, whose product is MDAFYASVEERDRPGLVGRPVIVGGTPEGRGVVAAANYAARRFGVHSAMPTATALHLCPHAVLLPVRLDHYAEVARQIRNVFYRYTPLVEPLSLDEAFLDLSGCERLFGPAPEVARRIKDDLAREVQLVASVGVAPNKFVAKVASDLKKPDALVVVHPGEVQAFLDPLPVGRLWGVGKVAGRRFEEHGIYTIGDLRRRPLDRLRRQFGNAAEHLWRLAQGIDPRAVVPERDARSVSHETTFAVDVDDPQVLRAWLQSLTEQVGQRLRRCGLRGRTVQIKVRFADFRTLTRAHSLARPTDITQELWDAARGLLTQRLPERCPPIRLLGMGVSALEPRDAAQGELFHDAVQARHSRLDAVADRIQERFGADALRRGGPFDGAD